A genomic stretch from Leptospira licerasiae serovar Varillal str. VAR 010 includes:
- a CDS encoding class II aldolase/adducin family protein: MDLQKFLPQLVKEGILAKNGCASVKIGKSIWITPKKADLNAIGKKTKTALLEIPLEENQIFPKDIPDEAIQHLSLYLARPEFSVIFHSTQENVMTCSMAGETVRPYLDDMAQIVGPNAKVVSNASDAKGLKKIVSAIGRRNAVYLQNAGALCAHKSLDDAHAVCMVLEKASKAFVESRILGGGKPVPWLEAEAIRFVYQRKYSKQAEKNRG; the protein is encoded by the coding sequence ATGGATCTTCAAAAATTTCTCCCTCAACTTGTGAAGGAAGGAATTTTAGCAAAGAATGGATGCGCCAGTGTTAAGATCGGAAAGAGTATTTGGATCACTCCTAAAAAAGCGGATCTAAATGCGATCGGTAAAAAGACTAAAACGGCACTGTTAGAAATTCCTTTGGAGGAGAATCAAATCTTTCCCAAAGATATTCCTGACGAAGCTATACAACATCTCTCTCTTTATCTAGCAAGACCTGAATTCAGCGTTATCTTTCATTCCACTCAGGAGAATGTGATGACCTGTTCGATGGCTGGAGAGACTGTTCGTCCTTATTTAGATGATATGGCCCAAATTGTAGGACCTAACGCAAAGGTTGTATCTAATGCGTCCGATGCGAAAGGACTGAAAAAGATTGTCTCCGCTATAGGAAGAAGAAATGCGGTGTATCTTCAAAATGCAGGAGCATTATGCGCTCATAAAAGTCTGGATGATGCTCATGCAGTTTGTATGGTTCTGGAAAAAGCAAGCAAGGCATTCGTAGAATCTAGAATCCTAGGCGGCGGAAAACCGGTTCCTTGGTTAGAGGCTGAAGCAATCCGATTTGTCTACCAGAGAAAATATTCTAAACAAGCGGAGAAGAACCGAGGATAG
- the rpsD gene encoding 30S ribosomal protein S4: MARYRGPVVKLMRREGVNLYLKSSFTFNRDKFHKKGPPGMQPKRKPKVSEYGSQLREKQKLKRAYGLLEKQFRSLYEEASHAHGVTGEILLQLLERRLDNVVYRLGFAVTRRQARNFIAHNHILVNGEKVDIPSFRLKVGDKIEIKPKFRTSGFITQNIQLAQSLNNIPSWVSSDFIQFSGEILSLPERHHIDIPVKEQVIVELYSK, encoded by the coding sequence ATGGCAAGATATAGAGGACCTGTCGTTAAACTAATGAGGAGAGAAGGTGTTAACCTTTACCTCAAATCCAGTTTTACTTTCAATAGAGATAAGTTCCATAAAAAGGGACCTCCTGGAATGCAACCTAAAAGGAAACCGAAAGTTTCCGAGTACGGTTCTCAGCTTCGTGAAAAACAGAAGTTGAAAAGAGCTTACGGACTTTTAGAAAAACAATTCCGTAGCCTTTACGAAGAAGCATCTCACGCTCACGGTGTAACTGGTGAAATTCTTCTCCAACTTTTGGAAAGAAGATTGGATAACGTTGTATATCGTTTAGGTTTTGCTGTGACTAGACGTCAGGCGAGAAACTTCATCGCTCACAACCATATTTTGGTAAATGGAGAGAAAGTGGATATCCCGTCTTTCCGTTTGAAAGTAGGCGATAAGATCGAGATCAAACCTAAATTTAGAACTTCTGGTTTTATTACCCAGAATATCCAATTGGCTCAGTCTCTGAATAATATTCCTTCTTGGGTGTCTTCTGATTTCATTCAGTTTTCAGGAGAAATTCTGTCTTTGCCGGAACGTCATCATATCGACATTCCAGTGAAAGAACAGGTGATCGTGGAGTTGTACTCCAAGTAA
- the rplQ gene encoding 50S ribosomal protein L17 produces the protein MNKRNKVKHLNREKGHRDALINNMITSLFKYERIESTQAKLKVVRSHAEKIITRAKRNLATDIAPAVALHNKREVLKRVKDRNIVTKLFEDIAVRYAAVNGGYTRILKKINRASDNSEVGILELTNRKDRSSLIKEIKDKREAISDAKKEKAAAPPPAKKEKAPKKEAAPKAKAAKKPAAPKKAVKKAAPKKKK, from the coding sequence ATGAACAAAAGAAATAAAGTAAAACATCTCAACCGCGAAAAAGGTCATAGAGACGCTCTGATCAATAACATGATCACTAGTCTTTTCAAATACGAGAGAATCGAATCCACTCAAGCGAAACTGAAAGTGGTTCGTTCTCACGCCGAAAAGATCATCACCAGAGCGAAAAGAAACCTTGCGACTGATATCGCTCCTGCGGTTGCACTTCACAATAAACGTGAAGTTCTAAAAAGAGTAAAGGACCGCAATATCGTTACGAAACTTTTCGAAGATATCGCAGTTCGTTATGCTGCTGTAAATGGCGGATATACTAGAATCCTGAAAAAGATCAATAGAGCTTCCGATAATTCCGAGGTAGGAATTTTAGAACTCACTAACAGAAAGGATCGTTCCTCTCTAATCAAAGAGATCAAAGATAAGAGAGAAGCTATTTCCGACGCTAAAAAGGAAAAAGCGGCGGCTCCTCCTCCGGCTAAAAAGGAAAAAGCTCCTAAAAAAGAAGCTGCTCCTAAAGCTAAGGCAGCTAAGAAGCCTGCAGCTCCAAAAAAGGCGGTTAAAAAAGCCGCTCCTAAGAAGAAAAAATAA
- the rpsM gene encoding 30S ribosomal protein S13: MARIAGIDLPREKRIVVGLTYIYGIGRSTSRKLLAKAGVDEAIRVKDLSDAQEAALRKAIEESIKVEGDLRSENQLNIKRLMDIGCYRGLRHRRGLPVRGQRTRTNARTRKGVKKTVANKKKVTK; encoded by the coding sequence ATGGCTCGTATCGCAGGTATCGATCTTCCAAGAGAAAAAAGAATCGTTGTTGGTCTAACGTATATTTACGGAATCGGCCGATCCACTTCTCGCAAACTTCTCGCGAAAGCGGGAGTTGATGAGGCAATCAGAGTGAAAGATCTTTCTGACGCTCAAGAAGCTGCTCTAAGAAAAGCGATCGAAGAAAGTATCAAGGTAGAAGGAGATCTTCGCTCCGAAAACCAACTCAATATCAAAAGATTGATGGATATCGGATGTTACAGAGGCCTGCGTCATAGAAGAGGTCTTCCAGTTCGCGGTCAGAGAACCAGAACCAATGCCCGTACTCGTAAGGGTGTTAAGAAGACCGTTGCCAATAAGAAGAAGGTGACTAAGTAA
- the infA gene encoding translation initiation factor IF-1: MAKEDAITVDGTVLEPLPNAMFRVELENGHKVLAHISGKMRMHYIRILPGDKVTVELSPYDLTKGRITYRKK, encoded by the coding sequence TTGGCGAAAGAAGATGCAATCACCGTGGACGGTACCGTTTTGGAACCTCTCCCAAACGCAATGTTCCGCGTTGAGCTGGAAAATGGTCACAAGGTTTTGGCCCATATTTCCGGTAAAATGAGAATGCATTATATCAGGATCCTCCCAGGCGACAAAGTCACCGTGGAACTCTCTCCTTACGATTTGACCAAGGGTAGGATTACCTACCGCAAAAAATAG
- a CDS encoding DNA-directed RNA polymerase subunit alpha, with product MSLKSLLKGFKRPKKIEFTTEANTPNYGKFVAEPFERGFATTIGNSLRRTLMSSIEGAAISALRIEGVNHEFSYIEGVAEDVTRIILNLKQVRIKYEPEDKDQSKVIHLELKGAGYFRAGDLAVDSSIEIMNPDLHIATLNEDANLVLDLEIQRGRGYVPAEDKKKDIEVLGTIPIDSIFSPVQKVIFEISETRVAQRSDYEKLTLEVWTDGSISPEDAVAQAAKILKEHLTVFINFEEELEEEEDELDEADEKLKASLSKHVEELELSVRSLNVLRSLEIDFVGDLVKRSEEEMSKSKHYSEQGLAELKSKLAGLGLSFGMRDF from the coding sequence GTGTCTCTAAAAAGTTTACTCAAAGGATTTAAACGTCCCAAAAAGATCGAATTTACTACGGAAGCGAATACTCCTAACTACGGAAAATTCGTAGCGGAGCCTTTCGAGCGCGGTTTCGCGACCACGATCGGAAACTCTCTTCGTAGAACTCTCATGTCTTCTATCGAAGGTGCCGCTATTTCTGCTCTTCGTATCGAAGGAGTGAACCACGAGTTCTCTTATATCGAAGGAGTAGCTGAAGACGTTACTCGTATCATCCTAAACCTTAAACAAGTTCGTATCAAATACGAGCCTGAGGACAAGGACCAAAGCAAAGTTATCCATTTGGAATTGAAAGGTGCGGGATATTTCAGAGCCGGAGACCTGGCTGTGGATTCTTCCATCGAGATCATGAACCCGGATCTACATATCGCAACTTTGAATGAAGATGCGAACCTTGTATTGGATCTGGAAATCCAAAGAGGAAGAGGATACGTTCCTGCAGAAGATAAGAAGAAGGATATCGAAGTTCTTGGAACTATTCCGATCGACTCTATCTTCTCTCCAGTTCAAAAAGTAATTTTCGAGATTTCAGAGACCCGTGTGGCTCAGAGATCCGACTACGAAAAACTGACTCTGGAAGTTTGGACAGACGGATCGATTTCTCCGGAGGATGCAGTTGCTCAAGCGGCTAAGATCCTAAAAGAACACCTCACAGTATTTATCAACTTCGAAGAAGAATTAGAGGAAGAAGAAGACGAGTTAGACGAAGCGGACGAGAAGTTGAAAGCTTCCCTTTCCAAACACGTGGAAGAACTCGAACTTTCCGTACGTTCCCTGAACGTTCTTCGCAGTTTGGAAATCGACTTCGTTGGAGACCTTGTTAAGAGATCCGAAGAAGAGATGTCCAAATCCAAACATTATAGCGAGCAAGGTCTCGCAGAACTTAAGTCTAAACTTGCTGGTTTGGGACTTTCGTTCGGAATGAGAGATTTCTAA
- a CDS encoding aspartate aminotransferase family protein: protein MSTGFAITQYPDVKGVYKQLHDLIRQPIRSIKKNEMEKYLQEYFEKKCSKSKLMIAEASEYIPGGVQHNLAFNYPFPLVFTKASGAHLYDLDGNKYIDFLQAGGPTVLGSNPTNIRKKVVQLLETTGPVTGLFHEYELRLAEKIVEHMPSVQMFRMLGSGTEACMASIRVARLATKKKNIVKMGGAYHGWSDQLAYGLRLPGTRHFESHGIPKHVFKYTQEFYPNDLNALERTLKRNRWRGGTAAVILEPIGPESGTRPIDMDFNKGVRELCDKYGALLIFDEVVTAFRIGLSGAQGYYGITPDLTVFGKVVAGGYPSAGGLGGKKEYMKYLSAGLQTGVKKALIGGTMAANPLSSAAGYYTLLEIEKQKACEKAGRAGDRITAGLQKLIKKYNLPFVAFNQGSICHLETVGTMLLEIDIKKFWKIKSTIKEAHTRKKAMEEMGAAYMAEGIVTLAGSRLYTSAADTDAVIDDALKRFERVFQKVEGV, encoded by the coding sequence ATGTCTACCGGCTTCGCAATTACCCAATACCCAGACGTAAAAGGGGTTTATAAACAACTTCATGACCTGATTCGCCAGCCAATTCGGTCTATCAAGAAGAATGAAATGGAGAAGTACCTTCAGGAGTATTTCGAAAAGAAATGTTCTAAATCCAAATTGATGATAGCGGAAGCCTCCGAATATATTCCGGGCGGAGTACAGCATAATCTCGCATTCAATTATCCCTTCCCTCTTGTTTTCACCAAGGCTTCCGGAGCGCATTTATACGATCTAGATGGGAACAAATACATAGACTTCCTGCAAGCAGGAGGTCCTACAGTTTTAGGTAGTAACCCTACGAATATTCGTAAGAAGGTTGTTCAACTTCTGGAAACCACAGGACCAGTGACCGGTTTGTTCCATGAGTATGAGTTAAGACTTGCGGAGAAGATCGTGGAGCATATGCCTTCTGTGCAAATGTTTCGTATGTTGGGATCCGGAACAGAGGCTTGTATGGCATCTATCCGGGTGGCAAGACTTGCGACCAAAAAGAAAAATATAGTAAAGATGGGTGGAGCTTATCACGGTTGGAGCGACCAGCTTGCATATGGACTTCGCCTACCTGGCACCAGACATTTTGAGTCTCACGGAATTCCTAAACATGTATTCAAATATACCCAAGAATTCTATCCAAACGATCTAAACGCATTAGAAAGAACTTTAAAAAGAAATCGTTGGAGAGGCGGCACTGCTGCAGTTATCTTGGAACCGATCGGACCGGAAAGCGGAACTCGCCCTATCGATATGGACTTCAATAAAGGAGTCAGAGAACTTTGCGACAAGTATGGAGCATTACTGATTTTTGATGAAGTTGTTACTGCATTCCGTATCGGATTAAGCGGTGCCCAAGGTTACTATGGTATTACTCCGGATTTAACCGTATTCGGTAAAGTAGTTGCCGGAGGTTATCCTTCTGCCGGTGGATTAGGCGGAAAGAAGGAATACATGAAGTATCTTTCTGCAGGACTCCAAACAGGCGTAAAAAAAGCTCTGATCGGCGGAACTATGGCAGCAAACCCTCTTAGCTCAGCTGCAGGTTATTATACTCTTCTTGAAATTGAAAAACAAAAGGCCTGTGAAAAAGCAGGAAGAGCTGGAGACAGGATCACTGCTGGTTTACAAAAACTAATTAAGAAGTATAATCTACCTTTCGTAGCGTTCAACCAAGGATCTATCTGTCATTTGGAAACTGTTGGAACTATGCTTTTAGAGATCGATATAAAGAAATTCTGGAAGATCAAATCCACCATCAAAGAGGCTCATACCCGTAAAAAGGCGATGGAAGAAATGGGAGCAGCTTACATGGCCGAAGGTATCGTTACCCTTGCAGGAAGCCGTCTGTATACAAGCGCTGCGGATACTGATGCAGTGATCGATGACGCTTTAAAAAGATTCGAAAGAGTTTTCCAAAAAGTCGAAGGTGTATAA
- the rpsK gene encoding 30S ribosomal protein S11, with protein MAEDKKGKKEKKVKKKEKKVVPRGKVYITASFNNTIITITDLAGNTLSWSTAGAMGFRGSKKSTPYAAQIAAGNAAEKAIDSTGLAEVDVLVSGPGIGRESAIRSLVARGLSIKMIKDVTPLPHNGCRPRKRRRV; from the coding sequence ATGGCTGAAGATAAAAAAGGCAAAAAAGAGAAAAAGGTTAAGAAGAAGGAGAAAAAGGTCGTTCCTCGCGGAAAGGTCTATATCACCGCTTCTTTTAACAATACCATCATCACCATTACTGACTTGGCAGGAAACACTCTGTCTTGGTCAACAGCTGGTGCTATGGGTTTCCGTGGATCCAAAAAATCTACTCCGTATGCGGCTCAGATCGCAGCGGGGAATGCTGCCGAGAAGGCGATCGATTCTACCGGTTTAGCCGAAGTGGATGTTCTGGTTTCCGGCCCAGGTATCGGACGCGAATCTGCGATCCGTTCCTTAGTCGCTAGAGGACTTTCCATTAAAATGATCAAAGACGTAACACCTTTACCGCATAACGGTTGTCGTCCCCGTAAAAGAAGAAGGGTTTAA
- a CDS encoding TetR/AcrR family transcriptional regulator has product MAEFTASKYNRDTFDKIPEEKRTRILSVAIAEFANRGFNNANTNIIAKKAGISVGSLYKYFDTKEDFFLTAVGYGIHQLEKTLEEVLNEESDLFGKVERILRIIQKHSRENRDIIRLYNEITAEGNSELIRGLSSDMESVSAKVYTSLLAEAKKSGSVGKEVDEKIFAFCIDNLFMILQFSYATEYYRERMKVYLGKDFDNDEKVVKGMMSFIRRALEKK; this is encoded by the coding sequence GTGGCTGAATTTACCGCTTCAAAATACAATAGAGATACTTTCGATAAGATCCCGGAAGAAAAAAGGACCAGGATACTTTCCGTTGCGATCGCAGAATTTGCAAACCGAGGTTTCAATAATGCGAACACAAATATTATTGCTAAGAAGGCCGGCATCAGCGTTGGCTCTTTATACAAATACTTCGATACAAAAGAAGACTTTTTTCTTACCGCTGTAGGTTACGGTATCCATCAGCTAGAAAAAACCTTAGAAGAAGTCCTGAACGAAGAAAGCGACCTTTTCGGAAAGGTGGAAAGAATATTAAGAATTATCCAAAAACATTCCAGAGAGAATAGAGATATTATCCGCTTATACAATGAGATCACTGCGGAAGGAAATTCTGAGCTGATCCGAGGACTTTCCTCCGATATGGAAAGTGTTTCCGCTAAAGTTTATACTTCTTTATTGGCAGAAGCCAAAAAGTCCGGTTCTGTAGGCAAGGAAGTGGACGAGAAAATTTTTGCCTTCTGCATAGATAATCTTTTTATGATACTTCAATTCTCTTATGCGACCGAGTATTATAGGGAAAGAATGAAAGTCTACCTGGGAAAAGACTTCGATAACGACGAAAAGGTCGTGAAGGGGATGATGTCTTTTATTCGTAGGGCGTTAGAGAAAAAGTAG
- the rpmJ gene encoding 50S ribosomal protein L36 produces the protein MKVRTSVKKICTSCKVIRRKGVIRVICTNPKHKQRQA, from the coding sequence ATGAAAGTAAGAACTTCCGTAAAAAAAATCTGCACTAGCTGCAAAGTTATCAGAAGAAAAGGTGTGATCAGAGTGATTTGCACCAACCCTAAACACAAGCAAAGGCAAGCATAA
- a CDS encoding PP2C family protein-serine/threonine phosphatase — MEEKKELITERIIASGPLTINRIRFGLAILFLISLAAAWTQSSMIQNIVYLIGIGSMLGYAVYNQYCYKKFGKIPSMVGKVSVLADITILSIVMFVASWTDRNMASGVIRQIILYAINMIFIVYSVLLLSPTVAKLSGIFSVVGQGLVILNTIFRGVEFTEDELKVISPGYASISEQSLKLVFLAVVSYITQSVILIFRRIGAVEEEYANTLEQKVDERTMEVTKRMEEIHALKVQQDGDYYLTSLLSKPLMTNWNTSQDVSTIFYIEQKKKFTFKNRESELGGDICISGNLLFGSEKEKWTFFLNGDAMGKSLQGAGGAIVLGTAVNNILSRSASHGKTIDIHPEAWMLQTHRELDEIFRTFDGTMMASAIFGLIHDKTGKILILNAEHPWPVLFRDDRSSFLAPELSAWKLGSPFGANIKIHESHLQPGDVLFLGSDGRDDINISSDGINWKMNEDENLFVRIVEDSKGDLDTIAGKLHGVGAIADDLSLIRIGYKELIDPEHPKYNDAVAKYNQAKQHLAKKEVPVALELLEFSWNLAPNFKESARLIGQIYYDKKEFSKASKWLERYLNLDPESHNIWFLLSLCYKHMKEFQHAADAAEKVRQTQPHRLANLINLSDNYRLLNKFEDARSVLEKAKELDGESPLVGKLDEFLKAKGF, encoded by the coding sequence ATGGAAGAAAAAAAGGAACTCATCACGGAGAGAATTATAGCCTCCGGTCCACTTACGATCAATCGGATCCGATTCGGCTTAGCGATATTATTCCTCATTTCTCTCGCTGCCGCTTGGACCCAGAGCTCCATGATTCAAAATATCGTGTATTTGATCGGGATAGGGTCTATGCTCGGATATGCAGTCTATAACCAGTATTGTTACAAAAAATTCGGTAAGATACCTTCTATGGTCGGCAAAGTTTCCGTACTCGCAGATATTACCATCTTATCCATAGTCATGTTCGTTGCCTCTTGGACTGACAGGAATATGGCATCAGGAGTAATACGCCAAATCATTCTATATGCGATCAATATGATCTTCATAGTATATTCCGTATTACTTTTATCTCCAACGGTTGCAAAACTTTCAGGAATATTTAGCGTAGTCGGACAGGGACTCGTGATCTTAAATACGATCTTTAGGGGAGTAGAATTCACCGAAGATGAACTCAAGGTTATCTCTCCGGGATACGCATCCATTTCGGAACAATCATTAAAATTGGTATTTTTAGCGGTGGTATCCTATATCACACAAAGTGTGATCTTGATCTTTCGCAGGATCGGAGCAGTGGAAGAAGAATATGCAAACACTTTAGAGCAAAAAGTCGACGAAAGAACGATGGAAGTCACCAAAAGAATGGAAGAGATCCATGCTCTCAAAGTGCAGCAGGATGGGGACTATTATCTCACTTCTCTCTTGAGCAAACCTCTCATGACAAATTGGAATACATCCCAAGACGTTAGCACCATCTTCTATATAGAACAAAAGAAAAAGTTTACGTTTAAGAATCGAGAGTCAGAGCTGGGTGGAGACATCTGCATTAGTGGAAACCTTTTATTCGGATCCGAAAAGGAAAAATGGACCTTCTTCTTAAACGGTGATGCGATGGGAAAATCTCTCCAAGGAGCGGGAGGAGCAATCGTTCTTGGAACTGCAGTCAATAATATTCTATCTCGTTCCGCAAGCCATGGAAAGACGATCGATATTCATCCTGAAGCTTGGATGTTACAGACTCATAGAGAACTGGACGAAATTTTTAGAACATTCGACGGAACGATGATGGCCTCTGCGATCTTCGGACTGATCCACGATAAAACCGGAAAAATACTGATACTGAACGCAGAACATCCTTGGCCTGTATTATTCAGAGACGATAGATCTTCCTTCTTAGCTCCCGAACTTTCGGCATGGAAATTAGGATCTCCATTCGGAGCGAATATCAAAATCCATGAATCCCATTTGCAGCCCGGAGACGTTCTGTTTTTAGGTTCTGATGGAAGGGACGATATCAATATCAGTTCGGATGGGATCAACTGGAAGATGAACGAAGACGAGAATTTATTCGTTCGAATTGTGGAAGATTCCAAAGGAGATTTGGATACGATCGCGGGAAAACTACACGGAGTAGGAGCGATCGCGGACGACCTTTCCCTGATTAGGATAGGATACAAAGAGCTAATAGATCCGGAACATCCTAAGTATAACGATGCAGTAGCAAAGTACAATCAAGCGAAACAACATCTAGCGAAAAAAGAAGTACCGGTAGCACTCGAGCTACTAGAATTCTCCTGGAACTTGGCTCCAAATTTTAAAGAATCCGCTAGACTGATCGGACAGATCTATTACGATAAAAAAGAATTCTCTAAAGCTTCCAAATGGTTAGAACGTTATCTAAACTTAGATCCGGAATCGCATAATATCTGGTTCTTATTGTCCTTATGTTATAAACATATGAAGGAATTTCAACATGCGGCTGACGCAGCGGAGAAGGTCCGTCAAACTCAACCTCACCGTCTTGCGAACCTAATCAATCTTTCTGACAATTACAGGTTATTAAATAAATTCGAAGACGCAAGGTCCGTGCTGGAAAAAGCGAAAGAGCTAGACGGTGAAAGCCCACTCGTAGGAAAACTGGACGAGTTTTTAAAAGCAAAAGGGTTCTAA
- a CDS encoding LA_0442/LA_0875 N-terminal domain-containing protein, translating to MRFSFIKRTILLCFFLPAIAVFGEEQTIYLKNGQILRGEVIHQTATFIQIKIADGKTKQLNKTEIQRVSYKEPTVKELKDSEDKLKQSPQEPPPLIVEPSPQESPPRKVTNFQLDQTKRHDLEFFGGIGYGYYKPDSETFLLRLQNSVNLLTGSNPTITEKPSYKAGLSDHYGLTYTFRKLSGSLSGSNFRSDTTLNTLTINSGNEFNTTNGTFPEKQTTLKADISYLAFTNSRFDLRPSVGYFQFWGNTDDNNTSLKAFSSSGLYLYGNYFFQVHERMKGPSLGLKTTIRAGERIENRIELYYLTLKGNQDNTIHATVFPDSTSAFYGEVAQKSAWAAKGYQLSYKFVYRLTPTFSVWAGISAYEWKYNLDQTSNEIRYAFDSSSPRAPGDVLLNNLIQTAIGKGATSVSKSNSLDFGVIYRLDFLRQ from the coding sequence ATGAGATTTTCATTTATTAAACGAACTATTCTATTATGTTTTTTTCTTCCCGCAATCGCAGTCTTTGGAGAAGAGCAGACTATCTATTTGAAAAATGGGCAAATCCTGAGAGGAGAAGTCATCCATCAGACAGCGACCTTCATTCAGATCAAAATAGCAGACGGCAAAACTAAACAATTAAATAAAACGGAAATCCAAAGAGTAAGTTATAAAGAGCCTACCGTAAAAGAATTAAAGGATTCCGAAGACAAGTTAAAACAAAGCCCCCAAGAACCTCCTCCTCTCATAGTTGAACCTTCTCCTCAGGAATCACCTCCGAGAAAAGTGACGAATTTTCAATTGGACCAAACGAAGAGACACGATCTAGAATTTTTCGGGGGTATAGGATACGGATATTATAAACCTGATTCGGAAACCTTCCTACTTAGATTGCAAAATTCCGTAAACTTACTGACAGGGAGTAATCCTACAATTACGGAAAAGCCGAGCTATAAAGCGGGACTTTCCGATCACTACGGTCTAACATACACGTTTCGAAAACTTTCGGGATCCTTATCTGGAAGTAACTTCCGCTCGGATACCACACTAAACACACTAACAATCAATTCCGGAAACGAGTTCAATACCACTAACGGAACTTTTCCAGAAAAACAGACAACCCTAAAGGCCGATATATCCTATCTTGCATTTACGAACTCTCGTTTTGATCTAAGACCGAGCGTTGGTTACTTCCAGTTTTGGGGAAACACGGACGATAATAACACGAGCTTAAAGGCATTCTCTTCTTCGGGATTGTATTTATACGGAAATTATTTCTTTCAAGTCCATGAACGAATGAAAGGCCCTTCTCTCGGCTTAAAAACTACGATCAGAGCTGGAGAAAGGATCGAGAATAGGATTGAACTATATTACTTAACTCTAAAGGGAAATCAGGACAATACCATACACGCGACCGTTTTTCCGGATTCAACTTCCGCTTTTTATGGAGAAGTCGCGCAAAAATCCGCATGGGCAGCAAAAGGATACCAACTATCCTATAAATTCGTCTATAGACTTACTCCGACATTTTCCGTTTGGGCCGGCATATCGGCGTACGAATGGAAATACAATTTAGATCAAACTTCTAATGAGATCAGATATGCTTTCGACTCTTCCTCGCCTAGAGCACCGGGAGATGTATTATTAAACAATCTGATCCAAACCGCGATCGGGAAAGGAGCCACATCTGTTAGCAAATCGAACTCTTTGGATTTCGGAGTAATATATAGATTGGATTTTTTACGGCAATGA
- a CDS encoding class II aldolase/adducin family protein, with protein MEIDKAKKIVRDTGIRLLKSGLIARTWGNISQRIDENYFAITPTGRTYEDLTPEEIVQVNIDDLTHIGKIKPSYEKGLHSAAYKLRSNIGAVIHTHQLQAAVVAAARKDVPVLNPQMKKIIGGPVLCTDYSLPGTKKLIKMAIHALDKSGSKAVLLANHGTLCVGKDMEDAFQVALELERVCQLFIEKEFLKVSGYKKGDRDSIRSWYLKNYGLVKTA; from the coding sequence ATGGAAATAGATAAGGCCAAAAAAATCGTACGAGATACTGGGATCCGACTTCTTAAGTCGGGTCTGATCGCAAGAACTTGGGGGAATATCAGCCAACGTATCGATGAGAATTATTTTGCGATTACTCCTACCGGTAGGACTTATGAAGACCTAACTCCGGAAGAGATCGTACAAGTAAACATCGATGATCTGACCCATATCGGCAAGATCAAACCGTCTTATGAGAAAGGACTTCATTCCGCCGCCTATAAACTTCGTTCGAATATAGGTGCCGTAATCCATACTCACCAATTGCAAGCAGCAGTGGTTGCGGCGGCAAGAAAGGATGTTCCTGTTCTAAATCCTCAGATGAAAAAGATCATCGGTGGGCCTGTTCTTTGCACGGACTACTCTCTACCTGGAACTAAAAAACTTATCAAAATGGCGATCCACGCTTTAGATAAGTCCGGAAGTAAGGCAGTTCTTTTAGCAAACCATGGAACTCTTTGCGTCGGGAAAGATATGGAAGACGCTTTTCAAGTAGCTCTAGAGCTCGAAAGAGTCTGCCAACTATTCATTGAGAAAGAATTCTTAAAGGTTTCCGGTTATAAAAAAGGCGACAGGGATTCCATTCGCTCTTGGTATCTCAAAAACTATGGACTGGTAAAAACAGCATGA